The nucleotide sequence GTCATCGCGCCCCGCGCGATTGTCGATCGGCTGGGGCAGGAAGAGGAATTGTTGAATCCGGGCTGGCAATTGCCGGTCGAAGACGATGGCTATTGCGAGGTTTTCGCGGAACGTGAGCGAACCGAATGGCAGCTCGCCGATCTGGTCGTGTGTCCGTCGCCTTTCGTTGCCCGTCATGTTGCCGAGGAAGGCTGCGCGCCCGAAAAGATCGTCGTGGTTCCAACTGGTGTCGATACACGCTTCCAGATCGAACGGAAGGCGCGGGTGCCGGGCAAATTGCGCGTGTTGACGGTGGGCGCGGTGGGGTTGCGCAAGGGCTCGCCCTATGTCGGCGCGGTTTCGAAGCTGCTGGCGGAGCAGGCGGAGTTCCGGATGGTGGGGCCGCTGGAACTCCTGCACGAGGCACAGGCAAAGCTGGCTGCAACAGTTGAACTGACCGGCCCCATTCCGCGCAGCGAAATGCGCAAGCAGTTTGAATGGGCCGATGTTTTCCTGCTTCCGTCCTTGTGCGAAGGGTCGGCGATTTCCGTTTATGAAGCATTGGCCGCGGGGCTGCCCGTGATCTGTACCGAAAATACCGGCAGCGTGGTTCGCAACGGTGTCGATGGTTACATCGTGCCGATCCGCGACGTGCGGGAGACGGCCGAAATCTTGCGGGAGCTGGCGGGCAATCCGGCGGCACTGGAACGGATGGGGGAAAATGCACGCGAGCGTGCGGCCGATTATACCCTGTCACGCTATGGCGAAAGGCTTGCTGCGGCGATATTTGGGGAGAGGGCGGCATGAACATCGTCCACGTCATCGGCTCCTACGATCCTGCGAAGGGCGGGCCGCAGGCGGTCGTGGTGCGGCTGGCAGCGGCACAGGCGGCCCTCGGCCATGAGGTGACAATCGTAAGCTACAGCGACGACGAGGTGAGCAGGCGCGCTGTCGCGGCGACTGCTGCAATTCCCGGGTTCGACAGGGTGCGCACCCTGTTGCTGCCGATGCCCGATCTGCGCGAAACGCTGTCTGGAAGCGCCGCAGCGAAGGCGATGGAGGCACTGTTGCGGGCCACGGATTTCGTGCATCTGCATGGCGTGTGGGAAACCAATCTGTTGCGCGCATCGATGCTCTGCCGCCGCTTTTCCGTGCCCTATTGCGTGTGCTGCTGCGGAATGCTCGACGTGTGGAGCATGCAGCAAAGCGCGTGGAAGAAGAAACTCGCCATGAGGCTGGGCTTTCGCCGGATGCTCGACGGCGCGGCCTTTATCCATGCGCTGAATGCGGATGAGATCGAGCTGATGCGGCCCCTTCGCCTGACGGCTCCGCCGGTGATTATCCCGAACGGGATTTTTCTGAACGAGGTGGAGGGGGGAGAGGCCGATGTGGGGGGCTTGCCCGGACGGCCCTATGTGCTGTTTCTGTCGCGGCTTCACTACAAGAAGGGTCTCGACATTCTCGCCGATGCCTTTCGCCGGGTTGCACCCCTGTTTCCCGATGTCGATCTGGTGGTGGCTGGTCCCGATGGCGGGGCGGAAGACGAATTTCGCGGGCGTATCCGTCAATACGGGCTGGAGGAGCGCGTGCACATGACCGGCGGGCTTTACGGCCCGGCCAAGATCGCCGCCCTCAAACGAGCGGCCTGCTTCTGCCTGCCCAGTCGTCAGGAGGGGTTCAGCGTCGCCATTACCGAGGCGCTTGCCTGCGGCGTGCCGGTGGCGATTACTGATGCGTGCCATTTTCCGGAGGTGGGCGAGGCTGGGGCCGGTATTGTTTCCCCGCTTGATCCGATGGCGGTCGCTGCGGCGCTTGAGCGGATTCTGGAAGACCCGGATCGCGCGGCGCGGATGGGCGCCGCCGGTGCAAAACTGGTGCGCGACAATTACACCTGGCCGCGCATCGCGGTCCAGACGATTGCGGCCTATCAGGATTTTCAGTCACAAAAGCCGGACGCGGTTGCAAGCCGCAAGGCGCTCCGGTCCGTTACTGCAAGCTGAGGGTCAGGGCTTTCGCCGTGGCCGCACCGGCTTGGCCGGATTGCCCGCATAGACCATCCAAGGTTCCATGTCGCGGAAACTGACCCCGCGTGCGCCGAGAACCGCCCCTTCACCGATATTCACCCCCGGCCCGACGAAGGCTTCCGCCGCAACCCAGCCATAAGCGCCGACATGAATGGGCGCCGCCGTCAGCGGAAAGTCGGCCTGATCGATATTATGTCCGGCCGTGCACAGATGCGCGCGCTGCGAGACGATGGCGAAAGGCGCAAGCGTCACATGGGCCACGTTGTAGCACAGCGCGCCGGGACCAAGCGATGAATGCGCGCCCATGGTCAGGTTGCCCGGCCACCAGATGCGGGCGCTGCCGCGCACGATGGCCGTCTTGTGCAGCCTCGCACCGAAGGCGCGCAGCACCGCGCCGCGCCAGCGCCACAGGAAGGACGGTGTCCATGCGGCGAGCAGCAGCCAGCTTGCCTGCCAGCACAGGCGCTGGACGCGATGCCCGAGAGTGAAGGTCGCCCCGCCCTCAAGCGGACGCGAGGCATTCATTCTGCCCCTGATGCCTTCTCCGAGTGCATTGTGGTTCGACGTTACGGTCATGATGACCATCCTTCCTGAAGCTTGCCGCTATGCGATGCCGGAAGCGGCAAGTGAATCGATCGATTGCGGATCACGCAGAACGAAAGAACGGGAATGAGGAACAATGACATGTGAATCCAGACCGGCACGACCCAATCCGTGTGGTGGGAAATGGAATGCATGGCCGGGACGATGGAAAGCATGTAAACCAGCTGCCCCAGCATCTCGCCTGCCATCGCGGTTTCCCAGAGCCTGCGCATCGCCCAGGCGAGCACCAGGAATTTCAGCGCGCCGAAATACCAGAATGACGAAAATGCGTCGACCAGTCCGGTCTCGGTGGTGCCGGTCAGCGGATTGTAATCGCGGCTGGGTTCGGGGACGTTGAGATAGAGCGCTTCCTTGACGTCGCCGCCGACGAGCTGCGCCGGAACGAATGTGAAGATGATCCGGTTCCAGTGATATTTGCCGTAGTCGAATTCCAGCCGCCGGTCGATTTCATCGATGCGCTGCACGGCATTGCGCATTTCGGGGCCGCCGCGCTCAAGGGTGCTGCGGAAATTGGCGGCATAGTCGATTTCGAGAATCTCATCGAGAACGAAACTCGCATCCGTGCGGGTGACCTGACGATAATCGCCCATGCTGGTCATTAGGAAAGTGCCGGCGAGGATGCCGATCGCCATGACGGTGCGAGGCACGACGATCCGCCGGTAGAACCAGAAGGCGAGAAGGAACATGAGGACGAGCTGAATTGTCTCTGCCCGTTTTCCCGTCACCAGAATCCGGTCCAGATAGAAAACCAGATCGAACAGGATGATCGCCAGCGCCGACCATGAGGGACGCCGCGCAAAACACAGGACGGCGATGGCAAGACCATAGGGCATGAGCTGCGCGAAGAAGAGATAGACAACCGGCATTCCGGTCATCTGCATGCCGATGGAGACATCTCCGGGAAGGCGGCTCAGGAGAAAATAGAAGACGGCGCCGAAAGCCGACAGCCCTGCTGCGGCCCAGATCAGCCGCCGCTCGCTGAAACTCATGCGGAGAAACCGGATCGGCTTTTTCGTCATCCGCCACCCGATCACAAGCATTGCGAAGGACAGGATGCCCATGATCATCGTCTTGGCATAAGCGCCGGAAGGCAGGAACTGGTCATAGACGAGGGCAGGGAGCTGCGGCAGCAGGAAACCGAACGTCATCACCCCGGCAAGGAAGGGAAACTGATACATGCGCTCCGGCCGGGAGAAGAGGCCGCCAGCCAGGAGGTAGAGGACGAAGCCGACAAAGATCCATGTGAGCGACAGGTTCATTGCGTGACCCCCGCCGCAGCGCATGTGTCTGAAAAATCGGGCGCGGGTTCGCCCGCGGAAAGATCGTGCGGGAAAATGCGGCCCGAAACCAGATACCAGCCAAGCTTCACATATTCCTTGGCGACGAGTTCCATGTCTGCGGGCGTTGCCGGAAAGCCGGGGCGTCCGTCATCGCCGCCGATGGGTGACGAGATGAAGCGCATCTGCGGGCAGGCGGCGCGAAAGCTCGCTATGGCCCGGCGCGAGTGATACCAGTTGGTCACGACCAGTGCGCTTCTGGCCCGGATTTCGCGCAGGACGGGAGCGGAAAATTGCGCATTCTGCCAGGTGCTGCCCGACTGGCATTCGACGAAGATCGCCGACGGGTTCACGCCGTTGCGCACCATGATCCGCTTGTTATAGAGGCAGTCGCCATCGCCGGTAACGAGGATCACCGGCGAGCGACCTTCCTTCCACAGGCGGGCGGCCTGCGCCGCGCGGGGCGGGCCGTCTCCTCCCGGTACGACGATGACATCCGCCCTGCCGCCATCGTCCTGCAAGGTCAGGACCGGTTGCGAGAAGAACATTGCGGCAATCCCGAACAGGATGGCGCAGGGCAGAACGACGAGAAGCATCATACCATACGCCGTTCTGGTGCTTCGGTTTCCAGCGGTTGCCTCGCCGGAGCGTTTTCCGCGAGGGTGGCCAACCGGCGCTGGCGCTGCTCTTCCATCTTGACCACGATCATGAACTCGTAGGCCGAAAGCAGGCGGCAATAGAGATAGCCGGGCTTGCCGTCCAGAAAGCCGCCGCGCAGCAGGTACATGTAGAGAAAGCGCAGGCCCGGCCTGAACGGCATGTGATAGGAAAGCGATTTCAGCGCCCGCCGCCGCCGCTCCGGCACTGCCGAAAGAATGCCGCCCCAGTCGATCTTGCGTTCGAGCTGGCGCGAGGCGGACAGATCAGCCTCGGCGGAAGAATAGCGGTTATGCTTGTCGTACCAGGCTTCGAGGCCCTTGTTGAAGCTGTAATGGATGAAATGGGCCTGCAAGGCACCTTCCGGCCCGCCGCTGGCGCGCGAATGCACCGAACGTTCGAACCGCACGCGGTCCGGCCTCACCAGCCGTGTGATCCAGGTGGGGTAGAGGCTGGCATGACGAATCCAGCGCCCCATGAACATGTTCTTGTAACGCGCCTTGAAGAACACCTCCGGCCGGTCGGGGTCGGCGGCGATTGCCAGCATTTCGTCACGCAGGTCCGGCGGGGTGATCTCGTCCGCATCAGGCGTATAGACCCAGTCATGCTTGAATTTGATTTCCGTCAGGCCATACATGCGCTGGCGGTCCTCGGTGTCGTAGGCGCGCTGGAAGACGCGGGCGCCTGCTGCCCTGGCGATTTCGACCGTGCGGTCGCTGCTGAAGGAATCGAGCACGACGATATCGTCGCACCAGTCCAGCGATGCCAGGCAGGCTGGCAGGTTGGCCTCTTCGTTCAGCGTCATGATGAGTACGGAAACATTCATGAAGTTGCCCCGGGATAAGTGATTTTCGGTTTGGTGGCCGGATTGGCCTCGGCCATTGAGGCGGCGACGGCCTGACGCGGACCTCTGGTCATGTGCAGTACGAAAAGCGTGTGTGTCGCAGCGGGGATCGCCAGCGCCAGAAGCATCGGCCAGACAGGCATGTCGAAACGTACGGCGACATAGGCGACGGCACCGGCGATGAGGTTGAGCCCCATGATGGCGACGGCTGTTTGCCCGCAGGAAAGTCCTGCATCCATCAGCAGATGATGCAGATGCTGCCGGTCTGGCGAGAAGGGGCTCCGGCGCGCCGACATGCGGCGCACGATCAGGCTCAGCGTATCGATGACCGGCACGATGACGATCCAGATCAGGACGGGAAAGGGGACGGCG is from Brucella intermedia LMG 3301 and encodes:
- a CDS encoding YdcF family protein; protein product: MLLVVLPCAILFGIAAMFFSQPVLTLQDDGGRADVIVVPGGDGPPRAAQAARLWKEGRSPVILVTGDGDCLYNKRIMVRNGVNPSAIFVECQSGSTWQNAQFSAPVLREIRARSALVVTNWYHSRRAIASFRAACPQMRFISSPIGGDDGRPGFPATPADMELVAKEYVKLGWYLVSGRIFPHDLSAGEPAPDFSDTCAAAGVTQ
- a CDS encoding putative colanic acid biosynthesis acetyltransferase, with product MTVTSNHNALGEGIRGRMNASRPLEGGATFTLGHRVQRLCWQASWLLLAAWTPSFLWRWRGAVLRAFGARLHKTAIVRGSARIWWPGNLTMGAHSSLGPGALCYNVAHVTLAPFAIVSQRAHLCTAGHNIDQADFPLTAAPIHVGAYGWVAAEAFVGPGVNIGEGAVLGARGVSFRDMEPWMVYAGNPAKPVRPRRKP
- a CDS encoding glycosyltransferase family 2 protein, giving the protein MNVSVLIMTLNEEANLPACLASLDWCDDIVVLDSFSSDRTVEIARAAGARVFQRAYDTEDRQRMYGLTEIKFKHDWVYTPDADEITPPDLRDEMLAIAADPDRPEVFFKARYKNMFMGRWIRHASLYPTWITRLVRPDRVRFERSVHSRASGGPEGALQAHFIHYSFNKGLEAWYDKHNRYSSAEADLSASRQLERKIDWGGILSAVPERRRRALKSLSYHMPFRPGLRFLYMYLLRGGFLDGKPGYLYCRLLSAYEFMIVVKMEEQRQRRLATLAENAPARQPLETEAPERRMV
- a CDS encoding glycosyltransferase → MNIVHVIGSYDPAKGGPQAVVVRLAAAQAALGHEVTIVSYSDDEVSRRAVAATAAIPGFDRVRTLLLPMPDLRETLSGSAAAKAMEALLRATDFVHLHGVWETNLLRASMLCRRFSVPYCVCCCGMLDVWSMQQSAWKKKLAMRLGFRRMLDGAAFIHALNADEIELMRPLRLTAPPVIIPNGIFLNEVEGGEADVGGLPGRPYVLFLSRLHYKKGLDILADAFRRVAPLFPDVDLVVAGPDGGAEDEFRGRIRQYGLEERVHMTGGLYGPAKIAALKRAACFCLPSRQEGFSVAITEALACGVPVAITDACHFPEVGEAGAGIVSPLDPMAVAAALERILEDPDRAARMGAAGAKLVRDNYTWPRIAVQTIAAYQDFQSQKPDAVASRKALRSVTAS
- a CDS encoding glycosyltransferase family 4 protein, which produces MEGSVVVSQLGARRHYAVPRIFANNQRLAHFYTDICAFQGWPRLLGSVPSNALPSSVRRLVGRKPQGIPLKQMTTFPVFGLHSAIRRLANQTGPKSTANAIWAGETFGRLVAESGFHGAGGVYAFSGEAVEVLSAARKAGLWTAVDQVIAPRAIVDRLGQEEELLNPGWQLPVEDDGYCEVFAERERTEWQLADLVVCPSPFVARHVAEEGCAPEKIVVVPTGVDTRFQIERKARVPGKLRVLTVGAVGLRKGSPYVGAVSKLLAEQAEFRMVGPLELLHEAQAKLAATVELTGPIPRSEMRKQFEWADVFLLPSLCEGSAISVYEALAAGLPVICTENTGSVVRNGVDGYIVPIRDVRETAEILRELAGNPAALERMGENARERAADYTLSRYGERLAAAIFGERAA